A region from the uncultured Stenotrophomonas sp. genome encodes:
- a CDS encoding Transcriptional regulator, LysR family: protein MRVFVRAATDGSLSAAARHLGMSPAMATKHVNALEARLGVKLFHRSTRRLALTEAGNDYLEACRRILPEIDEADAAAASRRVTASGLLRMNVPLSFGHCFVAPLMPSFSQRHPEVTVELGLSDAGLDLVAGNWDLAIRIGRLADSPLQARKLGDSPMRVCASPGYLGRRGVPRRVAELIQHNCLGYTLSGTQGRDSWRFGANGELRVPVAGNLLANNGDALVAAAVRDQGIIYQPEFIVRTALARGELVMLELDKPPVELGGIHVLYPPDRRPPAKVRVMIDHLVEAFAAAPGP from the coding sequence ATGCGTGTGTTCGTGCGCGCCGCCACCGACGGCAGTCTCTCGGCGGCTGCGCGCCACCTCGGCATGTCGCCGGCGATGGCGACCAAACACGTCAATGCGCTGGAGGCGCGGCTGGGGGTGAAGCTGTTCCACCGCAGCACCCGGCGGCTGGCGCTGACCGAGGCCGGCAACGACTACCTGGAAGCCTGCCGGCGGATCCTGCCGGAGATCGACGAGGCCGATGCCGCGGCCGCCTCGCGGCGGGTCACGGCCAGTGGCCTGCTGCGGATGAACGTGCCGCTGTCGTTCGGCCATTGCTTCGTCGCGCCGCTGATGCCGTCCTTCAGCCAGCGCCACCCGGAAGTGACGGTGGAGCTGGGCCTGAGCGATGCCGGGCTTGACCTCGTCGCCGGCAACTGGGACTTGGCCATCCGCATCGGCCGCCTCGCCGACAGCCCGCTGCAGGCGCGCAAGCTGGGCGACAGCCCGATGCGGGTCTGTGCCTCGCCCGGCTACCTGGGCCGGCGCGGGGTGCCGCGGCGCGTGGCCGAGCTGATCCAGCACAACTGCCTGGGCTACACGCTCTCGGGCACGCAGGGTCGGGACAGCTGGCGCTTCGGCGCCAATGGCGAGTTGCGCGTGCCGGTCGCCGGCAACCTGCTGGCCAACAACGGCGATGCGCTGGTGGCGGCCGCGGTGCGCGACCAGGGCATCATCTACCAGCCCGAGTTCATCGTCCGCACCGCGCTGGCCCGTGGCGAACTGGTAATGCTGGAACTGGACAAACCGCCGGTGGAGCTGGGCGGCATCCACGTGCTGTACCCGCCGGACCGGCGCCCGCCGGCCAAGGTGCGGGTGATGATCGATCATCTGGTCGAAGCCTTCGCTGCCGCCCCTGGGCCGTAA
- the zupT gene encoding putative dioxygenase (Evidence 3 : Function proposed based on presence of conserved amino acid motif, structural feature or limited homology; Product type pe : putative enzyme), whose amino-acid sequence MAASPALFIGHGSPMNTLEHNRYTQAWQDIGRMLPKPRAVLMVSAHWYVGVTAVTAMPRPRTIHDFYGFPQALFDFDYPAPGAPDLAAEVAEVVKPNWMGLDRDQWGFDHGAWSVLAHLYPEADVPVVQLSINALKPLEYHLELAAKLAALRERGVMIVGSGNVVHNLKRVQWDRPDAAFDWAERFDDAAAELMASDPAAILKLTEHPDHAKAVPTPDHFIPLLYVAGLAAAGEGRAQAFARGSALGSISMTCYATGCGTVAERHGPAPAGLPADVPPEQTNV is encoded by the coding sequence ATGGCCGCAAGCCCGGCATTGTTCATCGGCCACGGCAGCCCGATGAACACCCTGGAGCACAACCGCTACACGCAGGCCTGGCAGGACATCGGGCGGATGCTGCCGAAACCGCGGGCGGTGCTGATGGTCTCGGCGCACTGGTACGTCGGCGTCACCGCGGTGACGGCCATGCCGCGGCCACGCACCATCCACGATTTCTACGGTTTCCCGCAGGCCCTGTTCGATTTCGACTACCCCGCGCCGGGGGCGCCGGACCTGGCGGCGGAAGTGGCGGAGGTGGTCAAGCCGAACTGGATGGGGCTGGACCGCGACCAGTGGGGGTTCGACCACGGCGCCTGGAGCGTGCTGGCGCACCTGTACCCGGAGGCCGACGTGCCGGTGGTGCAGCTGTCGATCAATGCGCTCAAGCCGCTGGAGTACCACCTGGAGCTGGCCGCGAAACTGGCCGCGCTGCGCGAGCGCGGGGTGATGATCGTCGGCAGCGGCAACGTGGTGCACAACCTCAAGCGCGTGCAGTGGGACCGGCCCGATGCCGCGTTCGACTGGGCCGAGCGGTTCGATGATGCCGCCGCCGAGCTGATGGCGTCCGACCCGGCGGCGATCCTGAAGCTGACCGAGCACCCGGACCATGCCAAAGCCGTGCCCACGCCCGACCACTTCATCCCGCTGCTGTACGTGGCCGGCCTGGCAGCGGCGGGTGAAGGCCGCGCTCAGGCATTCGCCCGCGGCTCGGCGCTGGGCTCGATATCGATGACCTGCTACGCCACCGGCTGCGGGACGGTGGCCGAGCGGCACGGCCCGGCGCCGGCCGGCCTGCCGGCCGACGTGCCGCCCGAGCAGACCAA